One segment of Streptomyces bathyalis DNA contains the following:
- a CDS encoding alpha/beta hydrolase, with product MSILPGAEPMRHDGSETGVLVCHGFTGSPQSVRPWADHLAAKGLTVSLPLLPGHGTRWEDLAVTGWQDWYATVDRELRRLSSRCEQVFVFGLSMGGALALRLAAHHGDAVSGVAVVNPAMTFPRWQGYALPLGRFVLRSAKGITSDIAKPGSSEVGYERVPTQAAYSLRNFFRLVQGELPQVTQPLLVMHSRTDHVVPPGDSAVVLSKVSSSDVTETVLEDSFHVATLDHDAERIFADSHGFITRLAARNTETAGDGA from the coding sequence GTGTCCATCCTTCCCGGGGCCGAGCCCATGCGTCATGACGGATCGGAGACGGGCGTCCTGGTGTGCCACGGGTTCACCGGCTCCCCTCAGTCCGTGCGGCCGTGGGCCGATCACCTGGCCGCGAAGGGGCTGACGGTCTCCCTTCCGCTGCTGCCGGGCCACGGCACGCGCTGGGAGGACCTGGCCGTGACGGGATGGCAGGACTGGTACGCGACGGTGGACCGTGAACTGCGCAGGCTGAGCAGCCGATGCGAGCAGGTCTTCGTGTTCGGTCTGTCGATGGGCGGCGCCCTCGCGCTGCGCCTGGCCGCGCACCACGGGGACGCGGTGAGCGGCGTGGCCGTGGTCAATCCCGCGATGACGTTCCCTCGGTGGCAGGGGTACGCGCTGCCGCTGGGCCGCTTCGTCCTCCGCTCGGCGAAGGGCATCACGAGCGACATCGCCAAACCCGGTTCATCGGAGGTCGGTTACGAGCGGGTGCCGACGCAGGCCGCCTACTCGCTCCGCAACTTCTTCCGCCTCGTGCAGGGCGAACTCCCGCAGGTGACACAGCCGCTGCTGGTCATGCACAGCAGGACCGACCACGTGGTGCCGCCGGGCGACTCCGCGGTGGTGCTCAGCAAGGTCTCGTCGAGCGACGTGACCGAGACGGTTCTCGAGGACAGCTTCCACGTGGCCACACTGGACCACGACGCGGAGCGCATCTTCGCGGACTCCCACGGATTCATCACCCGGCTCGCAGCGAGGAACACGGAGACGGCAGGCGATGGAGCGTAA
- a CDS encoding lysophospholipid acyltransferase family protein has protein sequence MKLSVGNGLKLAFRPWVEGLEHVPEEGPAILASNHLSFSDSFFLPAVLDRKVIFIAKAEYFTSPGVKGKLTAAFFKGVGQLPVDRSGARGAGEAAIRSGLEVLAQGELFGIYPEGTRSPDGRLYRGKPGGLARVALRSGAPVLPVAMVDTEKIQPPGQVVPRLMRPGIRIGKPMDFSRYQGMENDRFIQRALTDEVMYEIMRLSGQEYVDMYATAAKRQLAEEAKRNAEAEKAAKDAEREAEKEAGEDDSGRTHSSRPGPAGPGAMLAAARRRRHERDRAA, from the coding sequence ATGAAACTGTCGGTCGGCAACGGGCTCAAGCTTGCCTTCCGGCCCTGGGTCGAGGGACTTGAGCACGTGCCCGAAGAGGGTCCGGCGATTCTCGCCAGCAACCATCTGTCCTTCTCGGACTCCTTCTTCCTGCCGGCGGTGCTCGACCGCAAGGTCATCTTCATCGCCAAGGCCGAGTACTTCACCTCGCCCGGCGTGAAGGGGAAGCTCACCGCCGCCTTCTTCAAGGGAGTCGGGCAGCTCCCCGTGGACCGCTCGGGCGCCCGCGGCGCGGGGGAGGCCGCGATCCGCAGCGGTCTCGAAGTACTGGCGCAGGGCGAGCTGTTCGGCATCTACCCGGAGGGAACCCGCTCGCCCGACGGGCGGCTCTACCGCGGCAAGCCGGGCGGGCTGGCGCGGGTCGCGCTCCGCTCAGGAGCGCCCGTACTGCCCGTGGCGATGGTCGACACCGAGAAGATCCAGCCGCCCGGGCAGGTGGTGCCCCGGCTGATGCGTCCGGGCATCAGGATCGGCAAGCCCATGGACTTCAGCCGCTACCAGGGCATGGAGAACGACCGCTTCATCCAACGTGCCCTCACCGACGAGGTCATGTACGAGATCATGAGGCTGTCCGGCCAGGAGTACGTCGACATGTACGCCACCGCCGCCAAGCGCCAACTCGCCGAGGAGGCCAAGCGGAACGCGGAGGCGGAGAAGGCCGCGAAGGACGCGGAGCGCGAGGCGGAGAAGGAAGCGGGGGAGGACGACTCCGGGCGCACGCACTCCTCCAGGCCCGGCCCGGCGGGCCCGGGGGCCATGCTCGCGGCGGCACGGCGCAGGCGGCACGAGCGCGACCGGGCCGCGTAG
- the macS gene encoding MacS family sensor histidine kinase, protein MSVEQPLWRALTGYRLLGLGYALAVFAWAYDRLAHPLAGALYLGLLTLWTLATIPRVLSAKRCTNAFLAVDITLAVAGILGSVYVDAHGSIGPTLPSIWVAGPVLAFAIKGGWRWGAVAATVVGIANIVEQGAVTRPTLHNVLLVCVASIGIGYVIEVARASERTLAHALQIEAATRERERLARDIHDSVLQVLAMVQRRGTEIGGEAAELGRMAGEQEVALRGLVSRETVPVPVPSPPDAGGVPRGARRSTGRTGRGDESAGTAECDLRALLSPYSGARVTFVEPGTPVPLPAATAQELAAAVSAALDNVRQHAGGPDGEPAQAWILLEDEPDGVLVTVRDDGPGLDDGRLADAEAEGRMGVALSIRGRLRDLGGSAELISVPGQGTEVELRVPKQARSRAK, encoded by the coding sequence ATGTCCGTGGAGCAGCCGCTGTGGCGGGCTCTGACCGGCTACCGGCTGCTCGGCCTCGGCTATGCGCTGGCCGTCTTCGCGTGGGCGTACGACCGCCTCGCCCATCCACTCGCGGGAGCCCTCTATCTGGGACTGCTGACGCTCTGGACGCTGGCCACCATCCCGAGGGTCCTCTCCGCGAAGCGCTGCACGAACGCCTTCCTCGCCGTCGACATCACGCTCGCCGTCGCGGGGATCCTCGGCTCCGTCTACGTCGACGCACACGGCAGCATCGGGCCCACGCTCCCGTCCATCTGGGTCGCGGGGCCCGTGCTGGCCTTCGCCATCAAGGGCGGCTGGCGCTGGGGCGCGGTCGCGGCGACGGTCGTCGGCATCGCCAACATCGTCGAACAGGGCGCGGTGACGCGGCCGACCCTGCACAACGTGCTGCTTGTGTGCGTGGCGAGCATCGGCATCGGCTACGTCATCGAGGTGGCCAGGGCGAGTGAGCGCACCCTCGCCCACGCCCTCCAGATCGAGGCGGCCACCCGAGAACGCGAGCGCCTGGCCCGCGACATCCACGACAGCGTGCTCCAGGTGCTCGCCATGGTGCAGCGCCGGGGCACCGAGATCGGGGGCGAGGCCGCCGAGCTGGGAAGGATGGCGGGCGAGCAGGAGGTGGCGCTGCGCGGTCTCGTCTCGCGTGAGACCGTGCCGGTGCCGGTCCCGTCCCCACCGGACGCGGGGGGAGTCCCACGCGGCGCCCGAAGATCCACCGGACGAACCGGCCGCGGTGACGAGTCCGCGGGCACCGCCGAGTGCGACCTGCGCGCCCTGCTCTCGCCGTACTCGGGCGCCCGCGTCACCTTCGTCGAGCCGGGAACGCCGGTGCCGCTGCCGGCCGCGACAGCACAGGAGCTCGCCGCCGCCGTCAGTGCCGCCCTGGACAATGTGCGGCAGCACGCGGGCGGCCCGGACGGCGAACCGGCGCAGGCGTGGATCCTGCTGGAGGACGAGCCGGACGGTGTGCTGGTCACGGTGCGGGACGACGGCCCGGGACTGGACGACGGACGGCTCGCGGACGCGGAGGCCGAGGGCAGGATGGGGGTCGCCCTCTCGATACGGGGGCGGCTGCGTGACCTGGGCGGCAGCGCCGAGCTGATCTCGGTGCCGGGCCAGGGCACGGAGGTGGAGCTGCGGGTACCGAAGCAGGCCCGCAGCCGGGCGAAATGA
- a CDS encoding response regulator, whose protein sequence is MVVDDHPMWRDAVARDLGEAGFDVVATAGDGPQAVRRARAAAPDVLVLDLNLPGLPGAEVCRRLVGAGSGLRVLVLSASGEHADVLEAVKSGATGYLVKSASMEELQDAVRRTAVGDPVFTPGLAGLVLGEYRRLAADPVPAAGSDEPAAPRLTERETEVLRLVAKGLSYRQIAERLVISHRTVQNHVQNTLGKLQLHNRVELVRYAIQRGLDEE, encoded by the coding sequence ATGGTCGTCGACGATCACCCGATGTGGCGGGACGCGGTCGCACGCGACCTGGGCGAGGCCGGCTTCGACGTGGTCGCGACGGCGGGCGACGGCCCGCAGGCCGTGCGCCGCGCGCGTGCCGCCGCACCCGATGTGCTCGTCCTGGACCTGAACCTGCCGGGTCTGCCCGGTGCCGAGGTGTGCCGCCGGCTGGTCGGCGCCGGATCCGGGCTCCGGGTGCTGGTGCTCTCCGCCAGCGGCGAGCACGCCGATGTGCTGGAGGCCGTGAAGTCGGGAGCGACCGGCTACCTCGTGAAGTCGGCGAGCATGGAGGAGCTGCAGGACGCGGTGCGCCGCACGGCCGTGGGCGACCCGGTCTTCACGCCGGGCCTGGCGGGCCTCGTCCTCGGCGAGTACCGCAGGCTGGCGGCGGACCCCGTGCCCGCGGCCGGTTCCGACGAGCCCGCGGCGCCGCGGCTCACCGAGCGGGAGACCGAGGTGCTGCGGCTCGTCGCGAAGGGGCTGAGCTACCGGCAGATCGCCGAACGGCTGGTCATCTCCCACCGCACCGTCCAGAACCATGTGCAGAACACCCTGGGCAAGCTTCAGCTCCACAACCGGGTCGAACTGGTGCGATACGCCATCCAGCGAGGCCTCGACGAGGAGTGA
- a CDS encoding 6-phosphofructokinase — MRVGVLTGGGDCPGLNAVMRAVVRKGVQRYDYDFVGFRDGWRGPLEGDTIQLDIPAVRGTLPRGGTILGSSRTNPFKEENGVRRIQDNLVKHDVGALIAIGGEDTLGVAARLTDEFGVKCIGVPKTIDNDLSATDYTFGFDTAVNVATDAIDRLHTTAESHMRVLVVEVMGRHAGWIALHSGLAGGANCILIPERRFDVDEVCGYVESRFKASYAPIVVIAEGAMPKDGDMVLKDDSYDSFGHVRLSGVGEWLSKEIERRTGKEARTTVLGHIQRGGTPTPFDRWLATRFGLHAIDAVRDEDWGKMVALQGTKIVRVPIAEATAKLKTVDPEMYEEASVFFG, encoded by the coding sequence ATGCGGGTCGGAGTGCTGACCGGTGGCGGCGACTGCCCCGGACTCAACGCGGTGATGAGGGCCGTCGTCCGTAAGGGGGTCCAGCGGTACGACTACGACTTCGTCGGGTTCAGGGACGGCTGGCGTGGGCCGCTGGAGGGCGACACCATTCAGCTCGACATCCCCGCAGTGCGCGGCACGCTGCCACGCGGAGGGACGATCCTGGGCTCGTCGCGTACGAATCCGTTCAAGGAGGAGAACGGCGTACGCCGCATCCAGGACAACCTTGTCAAGCACGACGTCGGTGCTCTCATCGCCATCGGCGGCGAGGACACGCTCGGCGTCGCCGCCAGGCTCACCGACGAGTTCGGCGTCAAGTGCATCGGTGTGCCCAAGACGATCGACAACGACCTGTCCGCCACCGACTACACCTTCGGGTTCGACACGGCCGTCAACGTCGCCACCGACGCCATCGACCGGCTCCACACGACCGCCGAATCCCACATGCGCGTACTCGTGGTCGAGGTGATGGGGCGGCACGCGGGCTGGATCGCCCTGCACTCCGGCCTCGCGGGCGGCGCCAACTGCATCCTCATCCCCGAGCGGCGCTTCGACGTCGACGAGGTGTGCGGATACGTCGAGTCCCGCTTCAAGGCGAGCTACGCCCCGATCGTCGTCATCGCCGAGGGCGCCATGCCCAAGGACGGCGACATGGTGCTCAAGGACGACTCGTACGACTCCTTCGGGCATGTGCGGCTCTCGGGCGTCGGTGAGTGGCTGTCGAAGGAGATCGAGAGGCGCACCGGCAAGGAGGCCCGTACGACGGTCCTCGGGCACATCCAGCGGGGCGGCACCCCCACGCCCTTCGACCGGTGGCTGGCCACCCGCTTCGGGCTGCACGCGATCGACGCCGTACGGGACGAGGACTGGGGGAAGATGGTCGCCCTCCAGGGCACGAAGATCGTCCGGGTGCCCATCGCGGAGGCCACCGCGAAGCTGAAGACGGTCGACCCGGAGATGTACGAGGAGGCCTCGGTCTTCTTCGGGTGA
- a CDS encoding anthranilate synthase family protein, with the protein MPPRRTDATPAASHATPPSAPPPAPPSTPPSASELLRRLTREDAPPFALLRRRTPGHPHDTVEILTGPVHEAARLADIPDGDHGALALVPFRQIRERGFRVHDDGTPLAVLVPQEVHELPLDDVTAALPAHRVQVEDGSFDVGDEEYARTVRRVVDDEIGTGEGANFVVRRTFEGRIPGFRRSDALALFRRLLSGERGAYWTFVVHTGERVLAGASPEVHVRMSGGTVVMNPISGTYRYPPGGPSTEGLLDFLADRKESEELSMVVDEELKMMCTVGDMGGVVVGPRLKEMAHLAHTEYELRGRSTLDVRDVLRETMFAATVTGSPVENACRVIERHERGGRGYYAGALALIGRDAGGAQTLDSPILIRTADVDTATGRLRVPVGATLVRASQAASEVAETHAKAAGVLTALGVREASTGGTRAGQEPPRLSDDPRVRAALAARRSGLAPFWLRMQTTGERGPDLPHAKVLVVDGEDTFTSMLAHLLRTTGAGVKVRRFDEPGLRDAALAHDGPVVLGPGPGDPRDGTDPKIRLLRGLTAELLREHRHGLLGVCLGHELLAVELGMEIVRKARPYQGAQETVSVFGRDETVGFYNSYAVRCGEQEAQRWVRATGPHRVEIGRDPATGEVHALRGASFASVQFHPESVLTLDGPGIVTGLLEAVAVDGTRR; encoded by the coding sequence TCCGCCCGCGCCGCCGTCCACACCTCCGTCCGCGTCCGAGCTCCTCCGCCGGCTGACGCGCGAGGACGCCCCGCCCTTCGCGCTGCTGCGCAGACGCACCCCGGGCCACCCGCACGACACCGTCGAGATCCTGACGGGGCCGGTCCACGAGGCCGCACGGCTGGCCGACATCCCGGACGGTGATCACGGCGCCCTCGCGCTCGTGCCCTTCCGGCAGATCCGCGAGCGGGGGTTCCGCGTGCACGACGACGGGACGCCGCTGGCCGTACTCGTCCCGCAGGAGGTGCACGAGCTGCCGCTGGATGACGTCACAGCGGCGCTGCCCGCACACCGGGTCCAGGTGGAGGACGGTTCCTTCGACGTCGGCGACGAGGAGTACGCACGGACGGTGCGCCGCGTCGTCGATGACGAGATCGGCACGGGCGAGGGCGCCAACTTCGTGGTGCGGCGCACCTTCGAGGGCCGGATCCCGGGCTTCCGCCGCTCCGACGCGCTCGCGCTCTTCCGGCGGCTGCTCAGCGGGGAGCGGGGCGCGTACTGGACGTTCGTCGTGCACACCGGCGAGCGGGTCCTGGCCGGGGCGAGCCCCGAGGTGCACGTGCGGATGTCCGGCGGCACCGTCGTGATGAACCCCATCAGCGGCACGTACCGCTATCCGCCGGGCGGACCCTCCACCGAGGGTCTGCTGGACTTCCTCGCCGACCGCAAGGAGAGCGAGGAGCTGTCCATGGTCGTCGACGAAGAGCTGAAGATGATGTGCACCGTCGGGGACATGGGCGGGGTCGTGGTGGGCCCGCGGCTGAAGGAGATGGCGCACCTCGCGCACACCGAGTACGAACTGCGCGGGCGCAGCACCCTCGATGTGCGGGACGTACTGCGCGAGACGATGTTCGCCGCGACGGTCACCGGCTCGCCCGTGGAGAACGCCTGCCGCGTCATCGAGCGCCACGAGCGCGGCGGGCGGGGCTACTACGCCGGTGCGCTGGCCCTGATCGGCCGCGACGCGGGAGGCGCCCAGACCCTCGACTCACCGATCCTCATCAGGACCGCGGACGTGGACACGGCGACCGGCCGGCTCCGTGTGCCGGTGGGTGCCACGCTGGTCAGGGCCTCCCAGGCGGCGAGTGAGGTGGCCGAGACCCATGCGAAGGCTGCGGGCGTCCTCACGGCGCTGGGCGTGCGCGAGGCATCCACGGGCGGGACCCGGGCCGGGCAGGAGCCGCCCCGCCTGTCGGACGACCCCCGCGTACGTGCGGCGCTCGCGGCCAGGCGCTCCGGCCTGGCGCCCTTCTGGCTGCGGATGCAGACCACCGGCGAGCGGGGCCCGGATCTGCCGCATGCAAAGGTCCTGGTCGTGGACGGGGAGGACACCTTCACCTCGATGCTCGCCCATCTGCTGCGGACCACGGGCGCCGGGGTGAAGGTGCGGCGCTTCGACGAGCCGGGGCTGCGGGACGCGGCGCTCGCGCACGACGGCCCGGTCGTGCTCGGCCCCGGCCCCGGGGATCCGCGGGACGGGACCGATCCGAAGATCCGTCTGCTGCGTGGCCTCACGGCGGAGCTGCTGCGGGAGCACCGGCACGGGCTTCTCGGGGTCTGCCTGGGGCACGAACTGCTCGCCGTGGAGCTGGGGATGGAGATCGTCCGCAAGGCGCGGCCGTATCAGGGCGCTCAGGAGACGGTCTCGGTCTTCGGACGGGACGAGACCGTCGGCTTCTACAACTCCTACGCCGTGCGCTGCGGCGAGCAGGAGGCCCAGCGGTGGGTGCGCGCGACGGGGCCGCACCGGGTCGAGATCGGCCGGGACCCCGCGACGGGTGAGGTGCACGCCCTGCGCGGCGCGAGCTTCGCGAGCGTGCAGTTCCACCCGGAGTCGGTGCTGACGCTGGACGGGCCGGGGATCGTGACCGGGCTGCTCGAAGCCGTGGCGGTCGACGGCACCCGCCGCTGA